GCGGGCCGGTGGTCGCATAGACCTCGCGGCGCATCATCGCATCGAATATCGCTGCGCGAGTGTTCGCAGTTGCCCAGACCGCAGCATAACCACCTGCCAGATAATGCCAGCCAATACGCCCTGCACGGGTGCCCAGATTTTGCGGATCAGATGCACGCCGCGCATTGGGTTCGCCGCCCGAATGCTTGCCGAAAAAATTATCCTCGTCACCTGTGGCGAGTGCGGTGTGACTGTCGGTAGAACCGATCATGCCGAGCTTATATGGATTGACGCCGGTTTTCGCTTCGATTGCCAGTCCGCGCTTCAAGGCTTCACGCACATAATCGCCGCCCAGCATGTTGGGCGTCTTGGCGCGCTGCATGGTCAGATTGCCGGTGTCCCACCCGGCGTCGCCAAATCCTGCAAATTCGTCATTGGGTGAGAGAAAGGGATGGCTTTCGCTGTCGCCCTTGATCTGCGTCACTTCGACCAGCGGTTCACGTGAAGCTCTGCGACGTGCATAATCTGCCGTCATCGGTCCGCCGCCAGGGCCGACCATTTCAAACATCAGTCCGTTCGACACATTGCTATTATGGGGGATAGCCAGCATTTTGCCGCCGGTCTTTTTCTCATAGGTATCCATATAGTCCCACAATTTGTCGACCGTTTCGGTCTCTTCTGCTGTGGGATCATATGGCAGCACCGTGTCGGCGCGCGGCTTTCCATCGCGGAACATGACGACGCGGTGCAAATTGTCGCCATTGGGCATCAGCGTATATTCAAAACCCATGAAGGCAGTGAATTTGCCGGGCGTGTTGTAACGTTCGACAATCGCGGTATGCCCTTGCCAGATCTTGGCCGTGTTCTTTCGTGATTCTTCGCGTGGGAATAATTTCCCAAGACCGCCATCGCCGGCCATGTTGATCAACTCAGCGGTGACGCGCTGCATGCCTTCGGGCCCTTCGTGCATCATGTCATGCCAGCGCAGCAGCGTTTTGTCCTTGATCATGAAACGCGGCGCTTCATAGAGCGCGCGGGTCGCGCCAAGGCCGCCCGAATGGTCCGCGATCACAAGGAAGTCGAGCGGGCGGGATAGCTTCGCCTTGATTCCCCAGGTCGAGGTAACTTCTTCGCCGCGCGCAAAGCGCAGAGCCTCTTCGGGACCAAGCTTCACCCCGAAACCAAAGGCGTCGATCGAATTGGCGGTATGAAGATGTGTGTCGCCCCACAGCAATTTGGTCGCGACGCCAATGGTTACTTCGGCGTCATTTGCAGCTTGGACATCGGCAGCGCGGCCGGCCTCACGGCTCTCCGAAAACTTGCCCCAGCCCCAATAAAGCCCCGCTCCGACCGCAACCGCTGCAACGGTACC
This portion of the Sphingobium sp. genome encodes:
- a CDS encoding DUF3604 domain-containing protein; amino-acid sequence: MASFRHIALGTVAAVAVGAGLYWGWGKFSESREAGRAADVQAANDAEVTIGVATKLLWGDTHLHTANSIDAFGFGVKLGPEEALRFARGEEVTSTWGIKAKLSRPLDFLVIADHSGGLGATRALYEAPRFMIKDKTLLRWHDMMHEGPEGMQRVTAELINMAGDGGLGKLFPREESRKNTAKIWQGHTAIVERYNTPGKFTAFMGFEYTLMPNGDNLHRVVMFRDGKPRADTVLPYDPTAEETETVDKLWDYMDTYEKKTGGKMLAIPHNSNVSNGLMFEMVGPGGGPMTADYARRRASREPLVEVTQIKGDSESHPFLSPNDEFAGFGDAGWDTGNLTMQRAKTPNMLGGDYVREALKRGLAIEAKTGVNPYKLGMIGSTDSHTALATGDEDNFFGKHSGGEPNARRASDPQNLGTRAGRIGWHYLAGGYAAVWATANTRAAIFDAMMRREVYATTGPRMQVRVFGGWDFTSKDWVGDWVKNGYARGVPMGADLKPGRGKPSFLISALKDPDGANLDRVQVVKGWVDASGKMQERIFDVSWSSPEKRKLIGGKLTPVGDTVDITKASYSNSIGAPELRTVWSDPEFNPAQRAFYYVRVLEIPTPRWVLFDRIRYGAKLPANAELKSQERAYTSPIWYVPKG